One window of the Alphaproteobacteria bacterium genome contains the following:
- a CDS encoding ABC transporter ATP-binding protein has protein sequence MPSIKLTDVGMDFRISHVSQNRLLHPEFFREFLGGKLGITARNQLIISALDGISIDINEGTRLGILGHNGSGKSTLLRVMANIYAPTRGSVTTDGIISTLFSISLGLDEDLTGRDNIRLQGLVFGMTANEIEDALPDIEEFTQLSDFLSLPIRTYSSGMRARLSFAVATALKPDILLLDEVIGAGDAAFMNKANERLEQMLEDANILVIASHSNDIIRKFCNQAIVLEKGNLVHFGAVEESIEVYAKRVAEVSSH, from the coding sequence ATGCCGTCCATTAAGCTGACAGATGTGGGTATGGATTTCCGCATCAGCCATGTAAGCCAGAACCGGTTGCTGCATCCCGAGTTTTTCCGTGAATTTCTGGGCGGAAAACTGGGAATTACGGCGCGCAACCAGCTGATTATATCGGCGCTGGACGGAATCAGTATCGACATCAACGAAGGTACACGCCTGGGAATACTCGGGCATAACGGTTCGGGTAAAAGCACACTGCTTCGCGTGATGGCCAATATCTATGCGCCGACGCGCGGATCGGTCACGACAGACGGCATCATCTCGACTCTTTTCAGCATCTCCCTGGGGCTCGACGAGGATCTTACGGGCCGAGACAATATCCGGTTGCAAGGATTGGTGTTCGGTATGACCGCCAACGAGATCGAGGACGCGCTGCCCGATATTGAAGAGTTCACGCAGTTGTCGGACTTTCTGAGCCTGCCCATTCGCACCTATTCATCCGGCATGCGTGCGCGTCTTTCGTTTGCCGTAGCTACCGCCCTGAAGCCGGACATTCTGCTGCTTGACGAGGTCATTGGCGCGGGTGATGCGGCGTTCATGAACAAGGCCAACGAGCGCCTCGAGCAGATGCTCGAGGATGCGAACATTCTTGTCATTGCGTCTCACTCCAATGACATCATTCGAAAATTCTGCAACCAGGCGATTGTATTGGAAAAAGGAAACCTCGTTCATTTCGGTGCGGTCGAAGAATCAATCGAAGTCTATGCAAAGCGGGTGGCGGAAGTTAGCAGCCACTGA
- a CDS encoding ABC transporter permease: MIGKDVIRGFLLWRIWLNWAWIDVKQRYRRSVIGPFWSTISLGVSVVGIGGVFSILWNVETHALLPHLATGLILWTFISTSVNEGTAVFAGSAHVIKAINLPMSVHVFRFIARNAILFAHNFIIYIAVFFIFSLPLNTNTLLILPALLLYLLNAVWVVLLLGVVCTRYRDIPQIIQNVMLIFFFVTPIFWFSETLGDAQIIVKLNVFAHFLDLARLPLLGKSPQSETWMVVGAVTLVGWALALPLYERYHRRAASWV, encoded by the coding sequence ATGATCGGCAAGGACGTTATTCGTGGATTTCTGCTCTGGCGTATCTGGCTGAACTGGGCCTGGATCGACGTCAAGCAACGCTATCGCCGATCGGTCATCGGACCATTCTGGTCCACCATAAGCCTCGGCGTATCGGTGGTCGGGATTGGCGGTGTGTTTTCGATCCTGTGGAATGTTGAAACCCATGCGCTGTTGCCCCATTTGGCGACGGGCCTGATTCTCTGGACCTTCATCTCAACGTCCGTCAACGAGGGAACAGCGGTTTTTGCCGGCAGTGCGCATGTGATCAAGGCAATCAACTTGCCCATGTCTGTTCATGTGTTTCGGTTCATTGCGCGCAATGCCATCCTCTTTGCGCACAATTTCATCATCTACATTGCAGTATTCTTCATATTCAGCTTGCCGCTGAATACGAACACCCTGTTGATTCTGCCGGCGCTGCTGCTCTACCTCCTGAACGCCGTCTGGGTGGTTTTGTTGCTGGGTGTCGTATGCACCCGCTACCGGGATATTCCGCAAATCATCCAGAACGTGATGCTGATTTTCTTTTTCGTGACGCCAATTTTCTGGTTTTCGGAGACGCTCGGTGACGCCCAGATAATCGTCAAGCTCAACGTGTTCGCGCATTTTCTGGATCTGGCGCGCTTGCCGCTGTTGGGCAAGAGTCCGCAAAGTGAGACATGGATGGTTGTGGGCGCGGTGACGCTTGTCGGCTGGGCTCTCGCACTTCCGCTGTACGAACGATATCACCGCCGAGCTGCGAGTTGGGTCTAG
- a CDS encoding NUDIX domain-containing protein: MDRNHVFITDDSTLVPDDAAVAIIRDDEGKYLLQHRDEKPGIFFPDHWGFFGGALEPGETPAQALIRELAEELDIHVEERTLNQLTVFGFDFEFAGGPRIDRTFFELSPGNDQLRSLDLGEGQDFGFFSGDEALTRLRLAPYDGFALWIHSNQDRIARG, translated from the coding sequence TTGGACCGGAACCATGTATTCATCACCGATGATTCGACGCTCGTACCCGATGACGCGGCCGTCGCCATAATCCGCGACGACGAGGGCAAATACCTGCTCCAGCACAGAGATGAGAAGCCCGGCATCTTTTTCCCCGACCATTGGGGTTTCTTTGGCGGCGCCCTGGAACCCGGGGAGACACCGGCTCAGGCATTGATTCGGGAACTGGCCGAAGAGCTTGATATTCACGTCGAGGAACGCACACTGAACCAACTGACCGTGTTTGGCTTCGACTTCGAGTTTGCCGGCGGCCCGAGGATCGACCGAACCTTCTTCGAACTTTCACCCGGCAACGACCAGCTCCGATCGCTTGATCTCGGGGAGGGCCAGGATTTCGGTTTTTTCAGCGGTGACGAAGCACTGACGCGACTTCGCTTGGCACCGTATGACGGCTTTGCACTCTGGATACATTCAAATCAGGACAGGATTGCGCGCGGCTAA
- a CDS encoding O-methyltransferase yields MPIEQSIFDLILDVCDLRLPQDTFDLEVPDSQTIEEMASSPVALSFLQCLVTLRDARSILEIGTFIGVSGLYMAKTLPDDGHLVTIEKFDQFAAIARRNFERNGLSDKIELINGSADEVLPSLVADRKFDLVFIDGHKEAYAAYLDMVVDAVTPGGIVVIDDALFHGDVMNADFSTEKGSGVHAALMRAKELSGWRRVLLPVSNGMLLLMKPGTQNRVVGDE; encoded by the coding sequence GTGCCCATCGAGCAATCCATATTCGATCTCATTCTCGACGTTTGTGACCTGAGATTGCCACAGGATACCTTCGATCTTGAGGTGCCGGATTCACAAACGATCGAGGAAATGGCTTCGAGCCCGGTGGCGCTGAGCTTCCTTCAATGCCTCGTAACCCTGCGTGACGCACGTTCCATATTGGAGATAGGCACGTTCATCGGGGTGTCCGGGCTATATATGGCAAAGACCCTGCCGGACGACGGGCACCTGGTGACGATCGAGAAATTCGATCAGTTCGCGGCGATCGCAAGGCGAAACTTCGAGCGCAACGGTCTGTCGGACAAAATCGAGCTGATCAACGGCAGTGCAGATGAAGTGCTGCCGTCGTTGGTGGCTGATCGCAAGTTCGATCTGGTTTTCATCGACGGTCACAAAGAGGCATATGCCGCGTATCTGGACATGGTTGTCGATGCCGTCACTCCGGGCGGGATCGTCGTCATCGATGATGCGCTGTTCCATGGCGATGTGATGAATGCAGATTTTTCGACCGAGAAGGGAAGCGGTGTGCATGCTGCTCTGATGCGCGCCAAGGAGCTTTCCGGCTGGCGGCGCGTCCTTCTTCCCGTGTCGAACGGCATGTTGCTGCTGATGAAACCCGGTACACAGAACCGGGTTGTGGGTGATGAATGA
- a CDS encoding glycosyltransferase family 2 protein, whose product MPEVSVLIATYQRCGILQRAIDSVLKQDFEDFELIIVDDCSPDATPEVVNAAAEIDSRIRYIRLPKNVGSKLGDREIFRRFVYEWSTGEYFIYLCDDDFWVSKSLLSRAMGVMKSDPSVVQVMGGQVQIYPDPVRKIPHIEEPWNYEWVPGIANGLFMKGIFPDGLIPRDDFLDLQAQMPVTRNILTGASVYRRSAFERAGVFQARKASRWQAGYELTTGVGTQGNSYYFDKPSIAANVDIGSASFRGTQLLHMNDCLVSIDIAFSKPLRDADPYDQLVLRYFEKKMKHAIIFNYVRNKLGYQLGWFGDGTLLEMRKIFKPEIRGWKFLQTAIKHGVPLSRENLRLLALCSLPSSMLPRYVKREIDRYGVHHWHREMSKWADDQVEVHLP is encoded by the coding sequence ATGCCTGAAGTCAGCGTTCTGATCGCGACATATCAGCGTTGCGGCATCCTCCAGCGCGCCATCGATTCAGTCCTGAAACAGGATTTCGAGGATTTCGAACTGATCATCGTCGATGATTGCTCGCCGGACGCGACACCCGAAGTCGTCAACGCCGCAGCCGAAATCGATTCGAGAATTCGCTATATTCGATTGCCCAAGAATGTCGGATCGAAGCTTGGGGATCGCGAGATCTTTCGACGCTTTGTCTATGAATGGTCCACGGGCGAATATTTCATCTACCTTTGTGATGATGATTTTTGGGTGTCGAAGAGTCTCTTGAGCCGTGCGATGGGGGTCATGAAGTCGGACCCGTCCGTGGTCCAGGTCATGGGCGGGCAGGTCCAGATCTATCCCGACCCGGTTCGGAAAATTCCGCACATCGAAGAACCGTGGAATTATGAATGGGTTCCAGGAATTGCGAACGGGCTGTTCATGAAGGGGATTTTCCCCGACGGCCTGATCCCGCGCGACGATTTTTTAGACCTGCAGGCACAGATGCCCGTCACCCGCAATATCCTGACCGGGGCATCCGTGTACCGGCGTAGCGCGTTTGAGCGTGCGGGTGTGTTTCAGGCCCGGAAGGCATCACGCTGGCAGGCAGGCTACGAACTGACGACCGGGGTCGGCACGCAGGGAAATTCCTACTATTTCGACAAGCCTTCAATTGCCGCGAATGTCGATATCGGCAGCGCGAGTTTCCGTGGCACGCAGTTGCTGCATATGAATGATTGCCTGGTATCGATCGACATTGCGTTTTCGAAACCGCTACGCGATGCGGACCCCTACGATCAGCTCGTATTGCGGTACTTCGAGAAGAAAATGAAGCATGCGATAATCTTCAACTATGTCCGCAACAAGCTGGGTTACCAGCTTGGCTGGTTCGGCGACGGCACGCTTCTGGAGATGCGGAAGATATTCAAGCCCGAGATTCGAGGTTGGAAGTTCCTGCAAACCGCAATCAAGCATGGTGTGCCGCTATCGCGTGAAAACTTGCGGCTGTTGGCGTTGTGCAGTCTTCCGTCCAGTATGCTGCCGCGGTATGTGAAACGTGAGATCGATCGCTACGGCGTTCACCACTGGCATCGCGAGATGAGCAAATGGGCGGACGATCAGGTTGAGGTGCATTTACCATGA
- a CDS encoding radical SAM protein: protein MSDTLKSFLVQAKHAADSAPVHMTTAARPLKVLLLQGPTIEGVQSFLPQVEEGSEGIGYKPPLGILYIATNIAKNSPHTVEVIDTIAEQLSFDEIVERAVAFGPDVVGISAWTDFWYPAYRTGELIKQALPDTHLCYGGPHLGIYPQETLDVPFVDSVVCGDGETPFLYLCNMVSHGILDNSMDGLHFKEHGIKPVQNVFFVEGDLDSLPQPDRTLLPIKNYSSVLGKQKFVTTMITSRGCPHRCTFCKLNFQKNLARSAESVVNEFREIHALGIREVEIYDDTFTWSRKRLREICEALIEADLGVEWAIRDRVSSASVDDDLLELMHKAGCRRIHFGIESGVQHVIDRMKKKITLDQARDAVRLAKNAGMTVLTYFMFGNLDESKADMYQTIEFAKELDADYAQFSITIPYAGTEMYTEGLSMGVIKADFWGEYACRPVPNFLPPEIIETYASLDELKKIRNDAVQKFYFRPRYVVRELRKLSSFHEFVRKAKMGLQLAESVYVK from the coding sequence ATGAGTGATACCCTGAAGTCCTTTCTGGTGCAGGCAAAGCACGCCGCGGACAGCGCGCCTGTGCACATGACAACTGCCGCGCGCCCGCTGAAGGTTTTGCTTTTGCAGGGGCCGACGATCGAAGGTGTGCAGTCCTTTCTGCCGCAGGTCGAGGAGGGGAGTGAGGGGATCGGTTACAAGCCGCCGCTCGGAATTCTCTACATCGCGACCAACATTGCCAAGAATTCGCCGCACACTGTTGAGGTTATCGATACGATTGCCGAACAGCTTTCGTTCGACGAGATCGTCGAGCGGGCCGTTGCGTTCGGTCCCGATGTCGTCGGAATTTCGGCTTGGACCGACTTCTGGTATCCGGCCTACCGCACAGGGGAGCTGATCAAACAGGCCCTGCCGGACACACATCTTTGCTACGGCGGGCCGCATCTGGGCATCTACCCGCAAGAGACGCTCGACGTGCCGTTCGTCGACAGCGTTGTGTGCGGTGATGGTGAAACACCTTTCCTGTACCTCTGCAACATGGTGTCCCATGGCATTCTGGACAATTCCATGGACGGGCTGCATTTCAAGGAGCACGGGATCAAACCGGTCCAGAACGTCTTTTTCGTCGAGGGCGATCTCGACAGCCTGCCGCAGCCCGATCGGACATTGCTGCCGATAAAGAATTACAGTTCCGTGCTCGGTAAACAGAAGTTTGTGACGACCATGATCACAAGCCGCGGTTGTCCGCACCGGTGCACCTTCTGCAAACTGAACTTCCAGAAGAACCTGGCCCGCTCGGCGGAGAGTGTTGTGAACGAGTTTCGCGAGATTCATGCACTGGGCATCCGCGAAGTCGAGATCTACGACGACACTTTCACCTGGTCGCGTAAACGACTGCGGGAAATTTGCGAGGCGCTCATCGAAGCGGATCTGGGAGTCGAATGGGCCATCCGCGACAGGGTTTCGTCGGCGTCCGTGGATGATGACCTGCTCGAGTTGATGCACAAGGCCGGCTGCCGCCGAATTCATTTCGGAATCGAGTCGGGTGTGCAGCATGTCATCGACCGTATGAAGAAGAAGATCACGCTGGACCAGGCACGCGATGCCGTGCGACTGGCAAAGAACGCCGGGATGACGGTTCTGACCTACTTCATGTTCGGCAATCTCGACGAGTCAAAAGCCGACATGTACCAGACCATCGAGTTCGCCAAGGAACTCGATGCCGACTACGCCCAATTCTCCATCACGATCCCCTATGCCGGTACGGAGATGTACACGGAAGGCCTTTCCATGGGGGTTATCAAGGCGGACTTCTGGGGCGAATATGCGTGCCGCCCGGTCCCCAATTTCCTGCCGCCCGAGATTATCGAGACCTACGCATCGCTGGATGAGTTGAAGAAGATCAGAAACGACGCCGTCCAGAAATTTTACTTTCGCCCGCGATACGTTGTGCGTGAACTTCGGAAACTCAGCAGCTTCCACGAGTTTGTCCGCAAGGCAAAAATGGGACTGCAACTGGCAGAATCGGTCTACGTAAAATAA